A region from the Kryptolebias marmoratus isolate JLee-2015 linkage group LG9, ASM164957v2, whole genome shotgun sequence genome encodes:
- the LOC108243066 gene encoding protocadherin gamma-C5 isoform X14, whose translation MDSGRRKRSGGGGRLWRVYFCLACMSSASAQLSYSVPEELSPGSVVGNIAKDLSLPAQQIVQRRLRVVSESGVEYFEVKEATGELIIKQKVDREQLCELTSSCSLHLQLVLENPLRIYRVVVDVQDVNDNAPRFSTSNMSLEVSEAAAPGTRFRLESAHDPDVGTNSLRTYQLAANDFFILKVETKSDGSKFPELVVDKPLDREKQASFRLMLTAVDGGQPEKSGSTLLLIKILDVNDNAPVFDEPVKKVTLLETVAQGTLVTKLNATDADSGSNGEISFMFSKYTPERVLQLFSVDSKSGEIRVKGIVDYEKGTSYHVTVQARDGGSPAMEGSCNVIVDITDENDNAPELTLTSLNSPIREDSVTGTVIALISAKDLDSGINGQVTLTIHQGLPFKLNSAFSMHYSLITSDRMDRETVPEYTVVITATDAGSPPISSQITFVVKISDVNDNPPIFSQPSYSVDIPENNAPSSPIAAVSATDPDVGDNARISYSILPSVVQGSPISSYVYINPETGHIYSMRSLDHEQIKNFRIEVQAQDAGVPTQATNVTVHVFVVDVNDNVPMMVHPSYPKDKRLQLTVPPSAGSGHLINKLVAVDADSGHNAWLFYSIAPGPNVGMFRIGAHTGELHTARKLAEEEGGSAYDIIVIIQDNGDPPKSSSVNITVTVDEKGAANEAPVVPRHNQFYHRTGMQDITLYLIISLACVSGVAFITFVVFMVRCLRHRDPVLGGSECCFCCYGHHRSSRYHQRPSKDLHLQLNTDGPIRYMEVVGGPQEPHMRTYRPCYSTISSRSDFVFMKTPMLSHNNTLNMTLSRKQLMNSASEQKPPNNDWRFTQGQRPGPSGATGGPEVAMGTGPWPQPPTEAEQLQALMAAANEVSEATATLGPGTMGLSTRYSPQFTLQHVPDYRQNVYIPGSTATLTSNPQQQQAMAQQATQQALPPPQASAQAEPPKAAQTPASKKKSTKKEKK comes from the exons ATGGACTCCGGGCGGAGGAAGCGCTccggaggaggagggaggctgTGGAGGGTTTACTTCTGTCTCGCCTGCATGTCCTCTGCCTCCGCTCAGCTCAGCTATTCCGTCCCAGAGGAATTAAGTCCGGGCTCGGTCGTTGGGAACATCGCTAAGGATTTAAGTCTTCCTGCTCAACAGATCGTTCAGAGGAGGCTGCGAGTGGTCTCCGAATCAGGGGTGGAGTATTTTGAGGTGAAGGAGGCGACCGGCGAAttgattattaaacaaaaagtcGACAGAGAACAACTGTGCGAACTGACGTCATCCTGCTCACTACACCTTCAATTAGTCCTAGAGAACCCACTGCGGATCTATCGGGTCGTGGTGGACGTTCAGGACGTGAATGACAACGCGCCGAGGTTTTCAACCAGCAACATGTCTCTGGAGGTGTCAGAGGCGGCCGCGCCAGGGACGCGGTTTCGTCTGGAGAGTGCGCACGATCCAGACGTGGGTACCAACTCCTTACGCACGTACCAGCTGGCAGCAAAtgacttctttattttaaaagtggaaaCTAAAAGCGATGGCAGCAAGTTTCCAGAGCTGGTGGTGGATAAGCCTTTGGACAGAGAGAAGCAGGCCTCGTTCCGACTGATGCTTACCGCTGTGGATGGGGGTCAGCCGGAGAAATCTGGCTCCACACTTCTGCTCATTAAAATCCTGGACGTTAACGACAACGCGCCGGTCTTTGACGAGCCGGTTAAGAAAGTCACCTTATTAGAAACTGTGGCACAGGGCACTTTAGTTACGAAATTAAACGCGACCGACGCAGATTCGGGCAGCAACGGGGAAATATCGTTCATGTTTAGTAAATACACGCCGGAACGCGTTCTCCAGCTGTTCAGTGTGGACTCCAAAAGCGGAGAGATCCGGGTGAAGGGTATTGTGGATTATGAAAAAGGCACATCTTATCACGTCACAGTGCAGGCCAGAGATGGGGGCTCCCCTGCCATGGAGGGCTCCTGCAACGTCATAGTGGACATCACTGATGAGAACGACAACGCCCCAGAGCTGACACTGACGTCACTGAACAGTCCCATCAGAGAAGACTCAGTTACAGGGACTGTGATAGCCCTCATAAGTGCCAAAGACCTGGACTCTGGCATCAATGGGCAGGTTACATTAACTATCCACCAAGGTTTACCTTTCAAACTTAACTCAGCTTTTAGTATGCATTATAGTCTGATCACTTCTGACAGAATGGACCGTGAGACTGTCCCAGAGTACACGGTGGTCATCACGGCCACTGATGCTGGCTCCCCACCCATTTCATCCCAAATAACCTTTGTGGTGAAGATCTCAGATGTAAATGACAACCCTCCCATCTTCTCCCAACCTTCATATTCTGTGGACATCCCTGAGAACAATGCCCCCAGCTCCCCCATCGCTGCTGTTTCAGCCACAGATCCAGATGTGGGTGATAATGCTCGCATCTCCTATTCCATTCTTCCCAGCGTGGTCCAGGGCTCACCCATATCATCCTATGTGTACATTAATCCAGAGACTGGTCACATCTACAGCATGCGCTCCCTGGATCACGAGCAGATCAAAAATTTCCGCATTGAGGTGCAGGCCCAAGATGCCGGGGTGCCCACACAGGCAACAAATGTcactgtgcatgtgtttgtggtGGATGTGAATGACAATGTGCCAATGATGGTTCACCCCTCCTACCCTAAAGACAAAAGACTGCAGCTCACTGTGCCCCCATCTGCAGGCTCGGGTCACCTCATAAATAAACTGGTGGCAGTGGATGCAGACAGTGGGCACAATGCATGGTTGTTTTACTCAATTGCACCTGGACCAAATGTTGGCATGTTCCGCATTGGAGCCCACACTGGGGAGCTTCACACAGCCCGCAAGTTGGCCGAAGAGGAAGGGGGTTCAGCTTATGATATAATAGTCATCATCCAGGATAACGGTGATCCACCAAAGTCCAGCTCTGTGAACATAACAGTAACAGTAGATGAGAAGGGTGCTGCCAATGAAGCTCCAGTTGTCCCACGCCACAACCAATTTTACCACCGCACCGGGATGCAAGACATCACTCTGTACCTTATCATCTCTCTCGCCTGTGTGTCAGGTGTGGCATTTATTACGTTTGTGGTTTTTATGGTGCGTTGCCTGAGGCACCGAGACCCGGTGCTGGGAGGCTCTGagtgctgcttctgctgctacGGTCACCACAGGTCCAGCCGCTACCATCAGAGGCCCAGCAAAGACCTGCACCTGCAGCTCAACACTGATGGACCCATACGATACATGGAGGTGGTGGGAGGTCCCCAAGAGCCACACATGCGTACCTACAGGCCTTGCTACTCCACTATATCCAGCCGAAGTGACTTTGTATTTATGAAGACACCCATGCTGAGTCACAACAACACACTCAACATGACGCTCAGCAGGAAACAGCTTATGAACTCAGCCAGTGAG CAAAAGCCCCCCAACAATGACTGGCGATTCACGCAGGGACAGAGACCCGGACCAAGCGG GGCAACTGGAGGACCTGAGGTTGCCATGGGAACTGGCCCCTGGCCCCAGCCCCCTACTGAAGCTGAGCAGCTTCAGGCGTTGATGGCTGCAGCTAACG AAGTGAGTGAGGCCACGGCCACCCTCGGACCCGGCACAATGGGTCTGAGCACCCGCTACAGCCCCCAGTTCACCCTGCAGCACGTGCCCGACTACCGCCAGAACGTCTACATCCCAGGGAGCACGGCCACCCTCACCTCCAacccccagcagcagcaggccaTGGCCCAGCAGGCCACGCAGCAGGCGCTGCCCCCGCCTCAGGCCTCGGCCCAGGCCGAGCCCCCGAAGGCTGCCCAGACCCCCGCCTCCAAGAAGAAGTCCAccaagaaggagaagaagtAA
- the LOC108243066 gene encoding protocadherin gamma-C5 isoform X3, with translation MDSGRRKRSGGGGRLWRVYFCLACMSSASAQLSYSVPEELSPGSVVGNIAKDLSLPAQQIVQRRLRVVSESGVEYFEVKEATGELIIKQKVDREQLCELTSSCSLHLQLVLENPLRIYRVVVDVQDVNDNAPRFSTSNMSLEVSEAAAPGTRFRLESAHDPDVGTNSLRTYQLAANDFFILKVETKSDGSKFPELVVDKPLDREKQASFRLMLTAVDGGQPEKSGSTLLLIKILDVNDNAPVFDEPVKKVTLLETVAQGTLVTKLNATDADSGSNGEISFMFSKYTPERVLQLFSVDSKSGEIRVKGIVDYEKGTSYHVTVQARDGGSPAMEGSCNVIVDITDENDNAPELTLTSLNSPIREDSVTGTVIALISAKDLDSGINGQVTLTIHQGLPFKLNSAFSMHYSLITSDRMDRETVPEYTVVITATDAGSPPISSQITFVVKISDVNDNPPIFSQPSYSVDIPENNAPSSPIAAVSATDPDVGDNARISYSILPSVVQGSPISSYVYINPETGHIYSMRSLDHEQIKNFRIEVQAQDAGVPTQATNVTVHVFVVDVNDNVPMMVHPSYPKDKRLQLTVPPSAGSGHLINKLVAVDADSGHNAWLFYSIAPGPNVGMFRIGAHTGELHTARKLAEEEGGSAYDIIVIIQDNGDPPKSSSVNITVTVDEKGAANEAPVVPRHNQFYHRTGMQDITLYLIISLACVSGVAFITFVVFMVRCLRHRDPVLGGSECCFCCYGHHRSSRYHQRPSKDLHLQLNTDGPIRYMEVVGGPQEPHMRTYRPCYSTISSRSDFVFMKTPMLSHNNTLNMTLSRKQLMNSASEQKPPNNDWRFTQGQRPGPSGPHMPYGTQIRWTTKNGTRATGGPEVAMGTGPWPQPPTEAEQLQALMAAANEVSEATATLGPGTMGLSTRYSPQFTLQHVPDYRQNVYIPGSTATLTSNPQQQQAMAQQATQQALPPPQASAQAEPPKAAQTPASKKKSTKKEKK, from the exons ATGGACTCCGGGCGGAGGAAGCGCTccggaggaggagggaggctgTGGAGGGTTTACTTCTGTCTCGCCTGCATGTCCTCTGCCTCCGCTCAGCTCAGCTATTCCGTCCCAGAGGAATTAAGTCCGGGCTCGGTCGTTGGGAACATCGCTAAGGATTTAAGTCTTCCTGCTCAACAGATCGTTCAGAGGAGGCTGCGAGTGGTCTCCGAATCAGGGGTGGAGTATTTTGAGGTGAAGGAGGCGACCGGCGAAttgattattaaacaaaaagtcGACAGAGAACAACTGTGCGAACTGACGTCATCCTGCTCACTACACCTTCAATTAGTCCTAGAGAACCCACTGCGGATCTATCGGGTCGTGGTGGACGTTCAGGACGTGAATGACAACGCGCCGAGGTTTTCAACCAGCAACATGTCTCTGGAGGTGTCAGAGGCGGCCGCGCCAGGGACGCGGTTTCGTCTGGAGAGTGCGCACGATCCAGACGTGGGTACCAACTCCTTACGCACGTACCAGCTGGCAGCAAAtgacttctttattttaaaagtggaaaCTAAAAGCGATGGCAGCAAGTTTCCAGAGCTGGTGGTGGATAAGCCTTTGGACAGAGAGAAGCAGGCCTCGTTCCGACTGATGCTTACCGCTGTGGATGGGGGTCAGCCGGAGAAATCTGGCTCCACACTTCTGCTCATTAAAATCCTGGACGTTAACGACAACGCGCCGGTCTTTGACGAGCCGGTTAAGAAAGTCACCTTATTAGAAACTGTGGCACAGGGCACTTTAGTTACGAAATTAAACGCGACCGACGCAGATTCGGGCAGCAACGGGGAAATATCGTTCATGTTTAGTAAATACACGCCGGAACGCGTTCTCCAGCTGTTCAGTGTGGACTCCAAAAGCGGAGAGATCCGGGTGAAGGGTATTGTGGATTATGAAAAAGGCACATCTTATCACGTCACAGTGCAGGCCAGAGATGGGGGCTCCCCTGCCATGGAGGGCTCCTGCAACGTCATAGTGGACATCACTGATGAGAACGACAACGCCCCAGAGCTGACACTGACGTCACTGAACAGTCCCATCAGAGAAGACTCAGTTACAGGGACTGTGATAGCCCTCATAAGTGCCAAAGACCTGGACTCTGGCATCAATGGGCAGGTTACATTAACTATCCACCAAGGTTTACCTTTCAAACTTAACTCAGCTTTTAGTATGCATTATAGTCTGATCACTTCTGACAGAATGGACCGTGAGACTGTCCCAGAGTACACGGTGGTCATCACGGCCACTGATGCTGGCTCCCCACCCATTTCATCCCAAATAACCTTTGTGGTGAAGATCTCAGATGTAAATGACAACCCTCCCATCTTCTCCCAACCTTCATATTCTGTGGACATCCCTGAGAACAATGCCCCCAGCTCCCCCATCGCTGCTGTTTCAGCCACAGATCCAGATGTGGGTGATAATGCTCGCATCTCCTATTCCATTCTTCCCAGCGTGGTCCAGGGCTCACCCATATCATCCTATGTGTACATTAATCCAGAGACTGGTCACATCTACAGCATGCGCTCCCTGGATCACGAGCAGATCAAAAATTTCCGCATTGAGGTGCAGGCCCAAGATGCCGGGGTGCCCACACAGGCAACAAATGTcactgtgcatgtgtttgtggtGGATGTGAATGACAATGTGCCAATGATGGTTCACCCCTCCTACCCTAAAGACAAAAGACTGCAGCTCACTGTGCCCCCATCTGCAGGCTCGGGTCACCTCATAAATAAACTGGTGGCAGTGGATGCAGACAGTGGGCACAATGCATGGTTGTTTTACTCAATTGCACCTGGACCAAATGTTGGCATGTTCCGCATTGGAGCCCACACTGGGGAGCTTCACACAGCCCGCAAGTTGGCCGAAGAGGAAGGGGGTTCAGCTTATGATATAATAGTCATCATCCAGGATAACGGTGATCCACCAAAGTCCAGCTCTGTGAACATAACAGTAACAGTAGATGAGAAGGGTGCTGCCAATGAAGCTCCAGTTGTCCCACGCCACAACCAATTTTACCACCGCACCGGGATGCAAGACATCACTCTGTACCTTATCATCTCTCTCGCCTGTGTGTCAGGTGTGGCATTTATTACGTTTGTGGTTTTTATGGTGCGTTGCCTGAGGCACCGAGACCCGGTGCTGGGAGGCTCTGagtgctgcttctgctgctacGGTCACCACAGGTCCAGCCGCTACCATCAGAGGCCCAGCAAAGACCTGCACCTGCAGCTCAACACTGATGGACCCATACGATACATGGAGGTGGTGGGAGGTCCCCAAGAGCCACACATGCGTACCTACAGGCCTTGCTACTCCACTATATCCAGCCGAAGTGACTTTGTATTTATGAAGACACCCATGCTGAGTCACAACAACACACTCAACATGACGCTCAGCAGGAAACAGCTTATGAACTCAGCCAGTGAG CAAAAGCCCCCCAACAATGACTGGCGATTCACGCAGGGACAGAGACCCGGACCAAGCGG tccCCACATGCCTTACGGTACACAAATTCGATGGACAACGAAGAATGGGACAAG GGCAACTGGAGGACCTGAGGTTGCCATGGGAACTGGCCCCTGGCCCCAGCCCCCTACTGAAGCTGAGCAGCTTCAGGCGTTGATGGCTGCAGCTAACG AAGTGAGTGAGGCCACGGCCACCCTCGGACCCGGCACAATGGGTCTGAGCACCCGCTACAGCCCCCAGTTCACCCTGCAGCACGTGCCCGACTACCGCCAGAACGTCTACATCCCAGGGAGCACGGCCACCCTCACCTCCAacccccagcagcagcaggccaTGGCCCAGCAGGCCACGCAGCAGGCGCTGCCCCCGCCTCAGGCCTCGGCCCAGGCCGAGCCCCCGAAGGCTGCCCAGACCCCCGCCTCCAAGAAGAAGTCCAccaagaaggagaagaagtAA